The Haloferax volcanii DS2 DNA segment CTCGTAGGTGTGTTCGGGGCTCGTGTGGCCGACCGTATCGGCGAAACAGAAGCGGTCGGCGCCGGCGTCGTGGCTGGCGCGCGCGAGCGATTCGAGGAACTCCGGGGCGGCCCGCGAACCGTCCTCGCCGATGACCTCGACCCAGAGGCCGTGGTCCTTGGCGTAGGCGACGAGTTCGTCGGTCGTCTCGACGACGTCCTCGCGGGTCGTCCCGACTTTCGACTCGACGTGTCGGTCGCTCGCCGGCACGACGAGCGTGACGCCGTCGACGTCGCAGTCGAGCGCGAGGTCGACGTCGTTCTTGACGCCGCGGGCGAAGCTCGTCACCGTCGCGTCGAGGCCGAGCGACGTGACGCGCTTTATCGTCTCGCGCTCGCCGGGGCCGGTGCAGGCGCTCCCGGCTTCGATGTAATCGACCTCCGCGCGGTCGAGCGCGCGGGCGATGTCGGCCTTCTGGGTCGGCGTCAGCGAGACCCCGGGGGCCTGCTCACCGTCGCGGAGCGTGGTGTCTAAGAGCTGTACTGAATCAGAAGTGCGTAGCTCGGGGGTCTTCCCGAATCGTTCGTTCACGGTAGAATCGTGTCCCTGTGGGTTAGAACCGTCGAATTTCACAGCCAGCCGTCTCGCGACGACTTACTCTATCCTCCGTCGGTGTGGTAGGTTCCGACATAGTAGTTGAACACATTTGTCGATGAAGGGATAAAAGAGATGGTTCCGACAGAAATTGGTGTCTCTCCGGGGACCGCGCTGGACGAGCGTTGCTTCGAGACCGTCGAGTCACTCCGCAATCTCGACCAGGTCGCCGGGTTCGACGCCGTCGGCCGCGCCCGCGGGGAGTTCGACGACGGTGTCGGCCATCCCGAAGCCGATACCCGTCCACGCCGACAGCCGCTTTTTCTTCGTCACCTCGTCGCCGACGAGCCAGAGCGCGTCGATGTCGAACGGGACGAACACCATGTGGAGGCTGTGGCGGTCGGCGTCGTCGAACCGGAAGACGAGGGCGTAGTCGTCCGGGACGGAGCCGCGGAACATCAGCCCGCGCGCCTGCGAGAGAAACGAGTCGGCCGTCTCGACGTTCGACGCGAGGGTCGATTGGGCTCCGTTCTGTCGGTGAACGAGTCTCACGACGCCGGCTTCGACGGCGGGCGTGATGAATCCACCGCCGGGCCGTCGGTTCGTCCGCCGTTGAGAGCAACGTTTAGGCCCGCCCCGCCCCGAACGCGCCCCATGGAGCGGACGCCGACAGGGACGCCCGTGGGAGTCGACGACCCCTACGACCACGCCGGCCGCTGCGACCACCTCACGAGCGACGCCGCGTGCCGCCTCGCCCGCGAGTACGCCGACCGCGACCCGGCGTTCGCCCGCGAGCGCGCCCGAGCGGACTACGACTGCGTCGCGGCCGCGGAGGGCTGTGACTTCCGCGACTGCCCGCACTACGCCTCGACGACGAGCGGCCGCGAGTGCGTCCGCTGCGGCCTCGAAGAGGTCCGCATGGCCCACGATTCGACCGCTCGCCCGCTCCTCGAAGCACACCACCTCTCGTACGGCGGCCGCGGCGGTGACGGCAGCGGCGACGGCGACGAACCATCCCACGAAATCACGGTCGCGCTGTGTCGGTGGTGTCACACGAAGGTCCACAAGTCGTTCGCCCGCATCGACGACGACGCCGCCCCGGACGTCGAAGCCATTGCCGAGCGGGAGGGCCGCCGGACGAAGGAACTCGACGAACTCGGGTTCCAGACGGCGCGGGACCGCGCCGGCGACGAGTGAGTCGCGACCCGACCGCCCCGACGCGCCAATCTGATGCACGGATACGCGCATCTCGACCGTTCTTCGATTGACTTTTAGGCACGCTGGTCCAATCCGGGACATGACCCGCATCGTCGTCATCGACAACCACGGGCAGTTCACCCACCTCGAACGGCGCGCGCTCCGCGACCTCGGCGTCGACACCGAACTCGTCGACAACGACACCGACCCCGCGGACATCGACGCGGACGGTATCGTCCTCTCCGGCGGCCCCGACATGGACCGCATCGGCCGCTGTCCCGACTACCTCGACCTCGACGTGCCCGTCTTGGGTATCTGTCTCGGCATGCAGATTCTCGCGGAAGAACTCGACGGCCGCGTCGGATCCGGCGACTACGGCGGCTACGCCGACGTGGACGTGGAAATCCTCGACGAGGACGACCCCCTTATCGGCTCGCTCGCCCCCGAGACCCGCGTCTGGGCCAGCCACGCCGACGAGGTCAAGGAGGTCCCCGAGGGCTTCACCCACACCGCCACGAGCGACGTGTGTACCATCGAGGCCATGAGCGACGCCGACCGCGACCTCTACGGCGTCCAGTGGCATCCCGAGGTCGCCCACACCGCCGAGGGCGAGGAAGTGTTCGAGAACTTCATCGACATCTGCGAGCGGTAACCGGTAGCTGAGCGGTCGGTCGCCTTCGACCGCGACCGGGTGCTCCGCGACGACTGGCTTTTTGCTCCGTCGCCGCGGCGGGAAACCGCAATCCGGCGACACGATGAAGTCTCTCACAGTCGTTCCTCGGAAGCAAGCCGAGACATTTACCGGCCTCCGTTCTGTCTGTTCGAGAAATGACCTCCACCCAGAGCGACCTCGCCGGGCTCTCGCGGTTCATCTTCCGCGCGCCCAGCTGGTACACGAGTCTCGGGTTCGCCCTGCTCGTCGCCGCGATGGCGGGTATCGGCGCGTTCGACTCCGGGGACCTCGCCGGCTCGTGGCGGGGCATCTTCTTCATCGGGAGAGACGCTTGGGAAGGCATCTTCTTCATCGGGATTCCGACCGTCGTCGCGGCGTTCGGTACCACCGGCGTCGACCGGTTCGTCGGCGGGAAGCTGACGCACAACCGCTCGTCGCTCCTCGCGCTCGCCGGCGAGGTGATTATCGTCACGTTCCTCACCGGGGCCGCCATCGTCTCCGTCTTCACGGGCCTCGGTCAGACGTTCATCTTCGACGCGCTCGTAATCGCTCTCGCGTCGGTGTTCGCCTTCCGCCTGCTCATCGTGATGGCCGTCTCGCGGTCGTCGCTGCTCATCGCGGCGGTCCCGGCGAGCATCCAGACGCTCACGTCAGCCGCGCTCCTGTTCGTTTACAGCGGTACGCTCCGATTCTTCGAGGTCGGCGGTCCCATCCTCGACGCCTATCTGATGCCGTATCTCGCCCGCCCCGACCGGGCACCGCCGGAGCTGTCGGCCATCGCGCTGAGCCACTTCCAGCTCCTCGCGATTACCTGCGTGATGTACGCCCTCGGGGTCTACGTCTTCCTCCGCATCATCGACCGGCCGTGGCGTCGCGGCCTCGGCGTGTCGGTCCTCGACTTCATCCGCGGCTTCATCGGCCACATCGCCGAGGGAACCCGCGAACTGGAGGACTTCTTCGAACAGCTCGGCCAGGAGGCAATCGTCCCCGTCACCGTGCTCTCGTTCGAACGCGACGACGGAACCGAGAAGGCCCGGTTCGTCCTGCCGATGATTCACCCCGGTCCGATGGGCGAAATCGGCGGCGGCAACTTCCCCGAGCGCGTCGCCCGCCGGGCGGAGGGGCTCGTGTTCCCGCCCCACGCGACCGCGGGCCACGACTTCAACCTCGTGACCGAACGCGAGGTCGACGTGGTCCTCGACGCGGCCGACGACGCCTACGAGCGCATCGAGTACAGCCCCGACGTGACCGAAAGCGTCCGCGTCCAGTCCGGCGACGCGAAGATGCTCGGCCAGCGCTTCGGTGACGACGCGCTGCTCGTCTCGACGTACGCCCCGCAGTTCGCCGACGACGTGGAGTACGCGGTCGGCCTCTCGGCGTCCGCCGAGGCTCGCACCACGGGCCTGCGGGACGTGCTTCTCGTCGACGCCCACAACTGCAACAACGGGCTTCAGGGTCCCGACCTCGGCCACGTCACGCCGGGGAGCAAGCGCTCGTTCGACATGATTACCGCCGCCGGACTCGCGGGCGAAGAACTCTCCGCCTCGTCGCGCGGGTCGCTGTCGTTGGGAACGGCGTTCGACCCGACCGACTGGACGCCGCGGGAGGGTATCGGCCCGCTGGGCATCCGCGTGGCCGCGACGACCGTCGGCGACCAGACGACCGCGTACGTCCTCATCGACGGCAACAACATGGAACCGGGCCTGCGCGACCGCATCGTCGAGGGGCTGACGACTGGGCCGAACGCGAAAGCCGACGTGGCCGAGGTGATGACGACGGACACCCACATCGTCAACACCGTCGAGGCGGAAAATCAGGTCGGCGCGGCCATCGACCACGACGAACTCCGCGAGACCATCGACCGCCTCGTCGACGAGGCGCTCGCGGACACCGAACCGGTCGTCGCCGGCATGGCGACCGAGCGCGCCGAGGTGACCATCTTCGGCAACGACCGCACCGAGACGCTCGCCAGCCACGCTAACGTCGTCGTCTCGATGGGCGGGGCGCTCGCGCTCGCGCTCATCCTCGCGGCGATGGCCGTCAGCCTGCTCGTGTTCTTCCTCGCGTAGGCGACGCTGGCGGCGCGTCGCCGTCCGGCGCTCCCGCTTTCCCCTCGTTCTCTGCGGTTCCGGCGTCGCCACTCGCGAGTCGATTCCAGCGACGAGCAACTGCCCGCCGCACTACTTCAGCGAGAGCGTCCGCGTCTCGATTGCGCCGCAACTCGGACAGACCCGCCGGTAGAACACGCTCGACCCGGTCGTCTTGGCCGACCACTCGCCGCCGTCGTCGGTGAAGCCACATTTCGAACAGGTGAGGTCAGCGTCGCTGTATCGCTCCCGCAACCGGTCCAACGCGGTCGTTCCTCTCGGCGTCCTTCCAATTGACATACGGTACCATACATTACTATCCTGTTTAATTGTGTCGGACGGCTCCGCACCGAATCGTGGTGATACTTGCGGAATGCGAAACCGATGTCCGACTCTCTCGTTCGGTTCGCGCGCCGGTCGGCACAGCGCCGCCGCTCACCGGACAACATCGAGTGCGGGGGGTGCCCGCGAGAACGTCCCTTACTCCTCGTCGGCGGCCGCGAACAGTTCGTCGACGGCCTCTTGGGCCGTCAGCGCCGCCTCCTCGGCGACCGCCTCCGCGTCGTCGGCGTCGTCGGCGTCGTCGGGCGCGTTGACGTACACGTCAACGTCGAGGACGCCGTCTTCGAACGTCACGGTGACGTCGAAGTCCTTGACGCGCGACTGCTTGAAGCGGGCGAAGATGAGGCCTTCAGCCGCCTCCGCGGCGGTTTCGACCACTTCTTCGTCCGTCGGCTGTGACATTTACGCGCCGCCGGGGCCCATCGGACCCGCGCCGCCCGCGCCGCCCTGAAGCATCTGCTGGAGCTCTTCTTGCAGGCTCTCGAACTTCTCCTGCACGCGCGTCTCCTGCTTCGTGAGCTGCTCGACGCGCACTTCGAGGCTCTCGACCTTCTCTTCGAGGTCGTCTTTGGCCGACTCGTAGTCGGTCTCGATGAGGAGTTCGCCGACTTCGCGGTACATCTGCGAGTCGCCGTCGATCTCTTCGAGCGTCGTGAGCGCCGTCTGCGCCTCGTTGAGCGCGCTCTCGGAGGACTGCTTCTGCTCGGAGACGTTCTGGGCGGTCTCCTGAAGGTTCTGCAGTTCTTCGAGCTTCTCTTGGGCTTCCGGCGGTAGGCTTCCCTGCATACCCGAACCGACGGGACGCCGGCCCTAAAACACCCGCGGTCTCCTACGCGGACTCCGACAGCGCGCTCCCCGCCGAAGCGACGCGCTCTGCGGTCTCTACGAGGCGTATCCACGAGTTCACGCCCGCGCGGAGCGCGACGAGGTCGTCGGCCTCGACGGTGACGACGACGGTCCGTCCCTCGCGGGCGACGTGCGCGCCGGACCGGGCGTCGTCTATCTCGCCTTCCTCGACGGCGACGCTCCGCTCGACGACGCGCGCGCGCCGCTCGTCGGGGTAGTCGAATTCGAGCGAAGCGCTGTGCGCGGGGCGCACGCTACTCGACGGCGACTTCTTTGACGTTGGGCGACCGCTCTTTCAGCAGGACGCGGTGCCCGCAGTACGGACAGCGGACGCCACCGAACTCGTCCAGTTCGACATCGCGCTTGCACCGGGAACACTTGTAGCTCATTGTGAAGATGTAAAGCGTCGAGGCTACTTGTGGGTTATTCGTCCTCGCCGGTGAGCGCGGCGCGGATGGAACGACGGACCTGCTTGCCGGCGGGGGTCTGCGGGCGGTAGGTGCCGCCGGTGAAAATCTCGCCGGTCTCCTCGTTCTTCCAGACGCCGGTTTCGACGCGAGTGACGTCGTCGCCGTCGACTTTGGAGTTGCGCATCTCTGCTTCGATTTCCTTGACGCGGCGTCGAGCGACGCGGCCGTACCGAGCGCCGAAGCGCCCGGAACTACCGACGGATCGTGCCTTCTTGTCGGCCATAGTACCGCGAACTACCTCGCCGGTATGGATAAACCCTACGAGTCGTCTCGGGACCTGACGGGCCTAGACACCGCTTTGTCGCCGGCGCGCGTACGGGGGACCATGACACAACACGTGGTGGTGGGTGCCGGTCCCGTCGGACTCGCGGTGATGGAACAGCTCCGAGAACGCGGGGCGGACGTGGCCGCGGTGACGCGTCACGACCCCGACTTCCTCCCCGAGGGCGTCGAGAGCCGCCTCGCGGACGTGCTCTACCCCGACCGCGCCGTCGCCGCGTTCGCGGACGCGGACGTCGTCTATCACTGCGCCAAACCGCCGTACGACCAGTGGCCCGAACTGTTCCCCGACCTCACCCGCGGCATCGTCGCGGGAGTCGAAGCCGCCGGCGCGCGCTTCGTCGTCGCCGAGAACCTCTACATGTACGGCCCGGTGCAGGCTCGTCTCTCCGAGGACCTCCCGTACGCCGCCACCGGCCCGAAGGGCCAGACCAGAGCCGAGTGCGCCGACATCGTCCTCGACGCCCACGAGGCGGGTCGCATCGAGGCGACCATCGGCCGCGCCAGCGACTTCTTCGGCCCGCGCGTCCGCGAGTCGGTCGTCGGCGAGCAGGTGTTCGGGGCCGCCGTCGCCGGCAAGCGCGCGAAGGTGTTCGGCGACCCACGACTCGCCCACACCTACACCTACGTCCCCGACTTCGCGCGGGCGCTCGTCCTCCTCGGTGAGCGCGACGAGGCGCTCGGCGAGGTCTGGCACGTCCCGAACCCCGAAACGGTCTCGACGCGCCGCTTCGTCAACCTCGTCTACGAGGCCGCCGACGTCGACCCCGGCTTCCCGCACATCATCGCCGCCCCGGGGGTCGCGCTGACGCTCGGCGGCTACCTGAGCGCGCCGCTGAACTACCTGAGCGCGCCGCTGAAGGTGCTCACGGAGATGCGCTACGCCTTCGAGGAGCCGTACGTCGTCCGCGACGCGAAGTTCCGCGAAACATTCGGCGACGCGGTCGAACCGACGCCGCTGGAGGACGCCACCGCCGAGACGGTCGCGTGGTTCGAATCACAGCGCGAGGCCGACGAGACGGAGCCGATTCACATCGAGACGGCCCCCGAGGGCGCGACCGAGTCGGCCTGAGTCGCCCACTCGATTCCGGCCTCGGCGCACTCACCCGCCTACTCGTCTTGGAGCCCGTCTTCGCGCAGCGCCTCGTTCAGGTCGTCGCGGACGCGCTCGCCCGTCTCGCGGTTCATCGCCGTCGTGACGATGCGGTTCTCTTGGACGCTCGACCCGTCGCGGAGCAGGAGCCTGACGTTCCCGTTGCCGTCGGCGCGGGTGACCTTCGCCCGGAGGCCCGCCCGCGACCCGGTGCCGCCGGCGTCGATGGGGCCGGGGATGACCTTCTTGACGTGCGGATGGCCGGCGACGACGCCGATTGCTCGGCGGCCCCGTCGTCCGCCGATGAGCGTGCTGTGGCTCCCGCCCAACTTCTCGGCGGGCGGGATATCGACGACCTCCAGCGTCCGCTCGCCGCGGGTGTCGAGGACGCGCTGGACGGGGTCGTCGTCGGAGACGCGGTAGAACTCGTGGTGGAGTTGCGCGCGCGTCTCGCGGAGCGGGGCGCGCTCGCCCGCGGCGTACACCGTTTCGGGTCGCTTGCGCCGAATCTCGTCGGCGACGAGGCCGGCGAAGTTCCGGAGTTGGACCACCTTCGTCTCGTCGTCCGACTCGGGTATCGTCGTGACCGTCGTCTCGCCGAGCACGTCTTCGTCGTCGAGGAACGTCAGCGTCGCGCGGTCGGCCGCGAAGACGGCCACGACGGCGTCGCAGTTGGCGGTGTTGCAGGTGAGACAGTAGTCTCCCGGCTTCTCTAATGGATTTCCACACCGCCGACAGTGCATATCGACGTGTCGGTCGTGCGCGTACAAAAGGCCGTTTATGCGGGTCGAGATGGACGCGCCGCGACTCCCGCCGCGGACTCGCCCGGCGAAACATATTCGTCCCCGTGTCCGAGAGTCCACTCCGTATGCGCCGCCGGGCCCTTCTCGCGTCGCTGTCGCCGCTCGCGCTCGCCGGTCTCGCCGGACTGGTTGCGCTCGCGCTCGACCCCGAGACGACCGCCCGTCTCGCCACGCAACTTGGCCAATCGGCGCTCGATACGGGCCGGGGTGTCGCCTCGTATCTCGGTCGGGCCGCGCCGCTTTCGACGGCGCTGTTCGCCGCCCTCGCGTGGGTCGCCGCCGGGGGCTTCCGCGCCTTCGTCGCCCACCGCGACCCCTCCGACACGCGGACGACCGCCGAACACGCGTTCGCGCTCGTCGCCTCGGCGACCGTCCCGCTCGTGGCCATCTTCGCCCGCGACCGGCTGGTCGTCGTCGCCGGCGTGGGCGTCGCGCTCCTCGCCGGCGCGGGAGCCGTCTTCGCCGGCCGCTCGAACGCCAGGGGCGTCGTCACCGGGTCGCTGTACGCGGTGGCTCCCGTCGTCGGCGGCGGCGTCGTCGCGTCCCTCGTCGCCGGCCCCGCGGTCGCCCGAACCGCCACGCTGGCGCTCCCGCTGGCCGTCGGCTACGCGCTCGGCGTCGCCAGCGCCCGCGGCCGGCTCCGCCTCGGCGCGGCGGTCTCGGCGCTCGCCTTCGCCGTCCCCGCGTGGACGTACTTCCCGCCGGCCGCGGAGGCTGCCGGCTTCGACCCGGAGACCGTCGGTCTCGCTCTCGGCTTCGCGGTCGCCGCGGCGCTCCTCTCGCTTCCGTTCGCGGCCATCGGCTACGCGACCACGCGCACCGCGGACGCCGAGCGACAGGCGGGAGCCAGCCCCGCCGCGAGCGCCGTAGAACAGTAGATTCGCGTCTCGGTTCGATTGTACGTTCGGTCTCGATTCGTCTTCAGAGGTCCAGCGGGCCGGCCTTCAGATACTCGCGCATCACGGCCGTCGCGTACGAGCCGTGGGGAAGCGCGAAGTCGAAGACGAGGTCGTCAGCGCCGCCAGCGGCGTCGGTGTCGGCGTCGTCGTCGCCGCTCTCGCGCTCTACGTCGAGGTCGGTGCGGAC contains these protein-coding regions:
- a CDS encoding DUF2070 family protein — protein: MTSTQSDLAGLSRFIFRAPSWYTSLGFALLVAAMAGIGAFDSGDLAGSWRGIFFIGRDAWEGIFFIGIPTVVAAFGTTGVDRFVGGKLTHNRSSLLALAGEVIIVTFLTGAAIVSVFTGLGQTFIFDALVIALASVFAFRLLIVMAVSRSSLLIAAVPASIQTLTSAALLFVYSGTLRFFEVGGPILDAYLMPYLARPDRAPPELSAIALSHFQLLAITCVMYALGVYVFLRIIDRPWRRGLGVSVLDFIRGFIGHIAEGTRELEDFFEQLGQEAIVPVTVLSFERDDGTEKARFVLPMIHPGPMGEIGGGNFPERVARRAEGLVFPPHATAGHDFNLVTEREVDVVLDAADDAYERIEYSPDVTESVRVQSGDAKMLGQRFGDDALLVSTYAPQFADDVEYAVGLSASAEARTTGLRDVLLVDAHNCNNGLQGPDLGHVTPGSKRSFDMITAAGLAGEELSASSRGSLSLGTAFDPTDWTPREGIGPLGIRVAATTVGDQTTAYVLIDGNNMEPGLRDRIVEGLTTGPNAKADVAEVMTTDTHIVNTVEAENQVGAAIDHDELRETIDRLVDEALADTEPVVAGMATERAEVTIFGNDRTETLASHANVVVSMGGALALALILAAMAVSLLVFFLA
- a CDS encoding HVO_0649 family zinc finger protein, which gives rise to MSIGRTPRGTTALDRLRERYSDADLTCSKCGFTDDGGEWSAKTTGSSVFYRRVCPSCGAIETRTLSLK
- a CDS encoding KEOPS complex subunit Pcc1; protein product: MRPAHSASLEFDYPDERRARVVERSVAVEEGEIDDARSGAHVAREGRTVVVTVEADDLVALRAGVNSWIRLVETAERVASAGSALSESA
- a CDS encoding eL43 family ribosomal protein, coding for MADKKARSVGSSGRFGARYGRVARRRVKEIEAEMRNSKVDGDDVTRVETGVWKNEETGEIFTGGTYRPQTPAGKQVRRSIRAALTGEDE
- a CDS encoding DUF7097 family protein, whose translation is MERTPTGTPVGVDDPYDHAGRCDHLTSDAACRLAREYADRDPAFARERARADYDCVAAAEGCDFRDCPHYASTTSGRECVRCGLEEVRMAHDSTARPLLEAHHLSYGGRGGDGSGDGDEPSHEITVALCRWCHTKVHKSFARIDDDAAPDVEAIAEREGRRTKELDELGFQTARDRAGDE
- a CDS encoding DNA-directed RNA polymerase subunit P codes for the protein MSYKCSRCKRDVELDEFGGVRCPYCGHRVLLKERSPNVKEVAVE
- a CDS encoding NAD-dependent epimerase/dehydratase family protein, encoding MTQHVVVGAGPVGLAVMEQLRERGADVAAVTRHDPDFLPEGVESRLADVLYPDRAVAAFADADVVYHCAKPPYDQWPELFPDLTRGIVAGVEAAGARFVVAENLYMYGPVQARLSEDLPYAATGPKGQTRAECADIVLDAHEAGRIEATIGRASDFFGPRVRESVVGEQVFGAAVAGKRAKVFGDPRLAHTYTYVPDFARALVLLGERDEALGEVWHVPNPETVSTRRFVNLVYEAADVDPGFPHIIAAPGVALTLGGYLSAPLNYLSAPLKVLTEMRYAFEEPYVVRDAKFRETFGDAVEPTPLEDATAETVAWFESQREADETEPIHIETAPEGATESA
- a CDS encoding DUF3194 domain-containing protein is translated as MSQPTDEEVVETAAEAAEGLIFARFKQSRVKDFDVTVTFEDGVLDVDVYVNAPDDADDADDAEAVAEEAALTAQEAVDELFAAADEE
- a CDS encoding DUF2103 domain-containing protein gives rise to the protein MHCRRCGNPLEKPGDYCLTCNTANCDAVVAVFAADRATLTFLDDEDVLGETTVTTIPESDDETKVVQLRNFAGLVADEIRRKRPETVYAAGERAPLRETRAQLHHEFYRVSDDDPVQRVLDTRGERTLEVVDIPPAEKLGGSHSTLIGGRRGRRAIGVVAGHPHVKKVIPGPIDAGGTGSRAGLRAKVTRADGNGNVRLLLRDGSSVQENRIVTTAMNRETGERVRDDLNEALREDGLQDE
- a CDS encoding GMP synthase subunit A, whose translation is MTRIVVIDNHGQFTHLERRALRDLGVDTELVDNDTDPADIDADGIVLSGGPDMDRIGRCPDYLDLDVPVLGICLGMQILAEELDGRVGSGDYGGYADVDVEILDEDDPLIGSLAPETRVWASHADEVKEVPEGFTHTATSDVCTIEAMSDADRDLYGVQWHPEVAHTAEGEEVFENFIDICER
- a CDS encoding prefoldin subunit beta translates to MQGSLPPEAQEKLEELQNLQETAQNVSEQKQSSESALNEAQTALTTLEEIDGDSQMYREVGELLIETDYESAKDDLEEKVESLEVRVEQLTKQETRVQEKFESLQEELQQMLQGGAGGAGPMGPGGA
- a CDS encoding DUF192 domain-containing protein, which translates into the protein MRLVHRQNGAQSTLASNVETADSFLSQARGLMFRGSVPDDYALVFRFDDADRHSLHMVFVPFDIDALWLVGDEVTKKKRLSAWTGIGFGMADTVVELPAGAADGVEPGDLVEIAE